A genomic region of Bombus pyrosoma isolate SC7728 linkage group LG6, ASM1482585v1, whole genome shotgun sequence contains the following coding sequences:
- the LOC122568143 gene encoding nischarin, protein MACLLLNQENVHIKIPSADTVDGITYYCIEVRIASIKWTVKHRYNDFAELHDKLVSENYVKKDILPPKKLIGNKCEAFVEKRRLNLEIYLNEVYNYLKKAMPRELAVFLDMHIYDIFFLLQSMALEFFTEGNNLLQKSKTYKFNLIQLYAISERLKQPCPPIEVVDRKYDFSHVLDFNSHLTGLIVEGSPEPYRTSNIYSSALSIELSSFKNIEDLTINQYPVDKIYHMGNLRDTVTYLKVNNTKLRTIVELAMCEEVHKNIENANDSHVWFKVTHLDLSDNRIEVIDEAIKLLPQIECLTLNNNLLSEISNVTLLPRLSQLYLASNNFTTLPDDLHTKLGYIVYIDLSQNKLTSLSSFSKLYSLEGLDVSCNRIEKIEEVKNIGHLPCLENLRLTGNPVSTIVDYRVKVLEPFGKRAADICLDNEKPNQKELDTVSVHQALRIAREGKSPTFTASDAPLFSAEIPNICIGSGKL, encoded by the exons ATGGCGTGTCTTTTGCTGAACCAGGAAAATGTGCATATTAAGATACCATCGGCTGACACTGTCGACGGTATCACTTATTACTGCATCGAGGTTAGGATTGCTTCGATCAAATGGACTGTCAAGCACAG GTACAATGATTTTGCAGAGCTTCACGATAAACTTGTCTCAGAGAATTACGTTAAGAAGGACATATTGCCGCCAAAGAAGCTTATTGGAAATAAATGCGAAGCTTTTGTAGAAAAACGTAGGCTGAACTTGGAGATCTATCTGAACGAAGTATATAACTATTTAAAGAAAGCAATGCCTAGAGAGTTAGCCGTATTCCTGgatatgcatatatatgatatatttttcctacTACAAAGTATGGCTTTAGAGTTTTTTACAGAGGgtaataatttgttacaaaagTCCAAGACTTACAAGTTTAATCTAATACAG CTGTACGCGATCAGCGAGAGATTGAAACAACCCTGTCCACCGATCGAAGTTGTTGACAGGAAATACGACTTTAGTCACGTTTTGGATTTCAATTCTCATCTAACTGGTTTGATCGTCGAAGGGAGCCCAGAACCTTATAGAACCAGCAACATATATTCTTCTGCATTGTCCATCGAACTGTCAAGTTTCAAAAACATAGAAGATCTAACTATCAATCAGTATCCAGTGGATAAAATATACCACATGGGCAACCTTCGAGACACGGtaacatatttaaaagtaaacaaCACGAAGCTTAGAACTATCGTGGAATTGGCAATGTGCGAGGAGGTgcacaaaaatattgaaaatgcgAATGATTCTCATGTCTGGTTCAAGGTCACTCACCTAGATCTCAGCGATAATCGAATAGAAGTTATAGACGAAGCGATTAAATTGTTACCTCAAATAGAATGtttaactttaaataataatctacTATCTGAAATTTCGAACGTCACTCTTTTACCGAGATTGTCCCAATTGTATCTGGCGTCGAACAATTTCACAACTCTACCAGACGATCTGCATACGAAACTCGGTTATATAGTGTACATCGACCTGTCCCAGAACAAATTAACTTCGTTATCGAGCTTTTCGAAATTGTATTCGTTGGAGGGTTTGGACGTGAGTTGCAATCGTATCGAGAAGATAGAAGAAGTAAAGAATATCGGGCATCTACCTTGTTTGGAGAATTTGAGATTGACCGGAAATCCAGTGTCGACGATAGTCGACTACAGGGTGAAAGTGTTAGAACCGTTTGGCAAAAGGGCTGCAGACATTTGTTTAGACAATGAAAAACCAAATCAGAAAGAACTGGACACCGTATCCGTTCATCAAGCGTTACGCATTGCGAGAGAAGGAAAATCGCCAACGTTCACCGCATCGGATGCGCCTTTGTTCTCCGCGGAGATTCCAAACATATGTATAGGATCTGGTAAATTATGA